TTTAGTCGTATTCGCGTCGGATTTTCTTTCTATTACGCTTACGTGCTAGAGCCGATTTGATACGCTGCTTTTCACCAGGTTTAAGATAGAAAGTATGTTTTTTAATATCTTTAATGATGTCTTCTTGTTGCACTTTGCGCTTAAAACGACGTAACGCACTTTCGATTGATTCGCCGTCATTGACTCGAACTTCTGCCACTATTAACACCCGCCTTTCCGTTTAACGCTTTATTGCGTATTAATGATATTTTTTAGATTTTTGACTTACAAAATTACCCTAATTTAAAATTTGTGAATTTTTGAAAGTGCTTAGAATTATCTAAATTTTCCGTAAACTGTCAACAAGCTTTGGAGAATCTATAATTTACTTGATTATTTGCTTTCAGACTTAAAGCTACGCGCACCTGTAAGAGCAGTTTCTATAGTTTCAACAGCTTTTCCTAATGCTCTTTCTTCATCAGGGCTATTAACTTTGCTGCTGATTTTTTCTAAAAGCTTTAAGTGATCTTGGCTTTTGTCTATGATTTTGTCTATAGCCTTACTAAAAGCAGGATCATCTTTTTTCTTTTCATAAACATCATCTAGTTTATCTAATAATTCAGAGATTACTTTAGTGTAATTATCTAGCAGTTGTGCGGTTGTACCGCTAGGCTCTGGCCCGTACTTATCAAGTTTTTCTTTCTCTTCTTTCTCTTCTTTCTCTTCTTTTTTCTTTTTATCTTTTTTCTTGTCTTTTCCATCTTTTTCATTAAATGATGTAGGAGCAAGACCTAAAATTACATTTAATCTACGTTCAGCAATATGTAAAAAAACCTTGGCACGTAGATCAATTAATTGTGCTTCTCTAACACGTTCTACTTCTTGTTCGTTTAAGTGATCTTTACCTTGCTGGTTAAAAGCAGGAAAAAGAATAAGTAAAAAACTTAAAAATAGCGAACAAGTTTTAGAATTTATAAGAAAATTAAGTAAATAAAACATAGTTAAACCCTACTATTTCTTTTTTGGCTGTTTTTCTAGTTGACGGCGTAGCACTGGCAAACGTTGTCTTACTTGATTGATTTCCTCTTGACGCAGTTTGCTATCAGCAACTTGTAAGAAAAGCTCATAAGCTTTTAGTGATTGTTGGTAATCCATTAACTTATCAAAACAAATACCTAAAAAATAGTAGCTAATTGAATTTTCAGGCTGTGCTTTTATTATCCAAATAAAATTTTCTGCTGCTGTAGCAAAATCATTTAGCTTAAATGATGCTAGGGCTAGTCCAGCATGAGCCTCATAGTTTTGAGGATTTTTTGCTAAAACGCTATTAAAATGCTCAATAGATACTTTATATTTTTGTGCTTTTAGCAGGGCTGAAGCTAGACCAACCTCAGTTTCTACATTGGGGCTAACATCAAAGGCTTGTTGCCAAAACTGGCTAGCTTTTTCTGGGTTAATATCTAAGTAA
The sequence above is drawn from the Blastocatellia bacterium genome and encodes:
- a CDS encoding 30S ribosomal protein S21, producing MAEVRVNDGESIESALRRFKRKVQQEDIIKDIKKHTFYLKPGEKQRIKSALARKRNRKKIRREYD